TCACACCATGCTCTGCTTTTCCGGGCTTCTgcccaaaaataatatataataataaaaccgcTTCACAAAGTAAATGTCACCAAAAGAGAAGGCAGTTCAAGAAGCAACCGAGGAGCTGATTTGCCTTTTTCCCTCCGCAGCAGTGTCCAGGCCAGAAGATCCGTCCACATCGTTTTAGCTGTGAGGTATGCCCTCGACCTGATATGAATCACATGCCCGCCGAATGATAATCGACTCCACCCAAGACCTAGAAATCTGAAATGACAGAGAAAGTGACTAAACTGGCGCTGGCCAGTCGCCTTATCGTCCTCCTGGTACAATTGGTCGCCAACGGAGCCCTGCCAGAGCACAAACCAGATGTATTCCGGATGCCGGTTTCGTCAGATCAGAATGCCTCCTGGATAGACAAGGTGATTAAGCGCTGCTTGGGAGGATTACGGCACTGGGATGGAGAATACTTTCTGCATATAGCCGAGAATCTGTACAGCTACGAAAACACGTTGGCCTTCTATCCACTATATCCGGTTGTCGTGCGTCACGTGGGACAGGCCGTGGAGGCCATCGGGATCTCCTTATCACAGGAATCTATCCTGCTGGTGGTGGCTGTCGCCCTGAACTTCTGGCTCTTCTGCGAGTCAGCTAATTTGCTGTTTCAGCTCACCCAAGTATTGTTCAACGATTTAAACAAGAGCTGGAATGCGGCCCTCATCTACTGCTTTAATCCGGCAACCATTTTCTTCACCGCCGCCTACTCAGAGACCTTTTTCGCCTACTCCAGCCTTCATCTGATGCTGGAGTGCTCGAAGCCGACGGGTAGCTTCCGATATCTGCGTTTGGGAACCGCCTTAGCCGCCTGTTTACTGTGCCGCTCAAATGGATTAATCACCTTGGGATACCCGCTCTACTTCTTCGGACGCCAACTGCTACTCAAGAACAAGGAGCCCAACACCTGCATGCAGCTGACACAAATGACGCTGACCATTCTGGGAGCCATTGGGATACTGCACACCTACTATTTCTACATATACAGGCTATACTGTCTGCCGAACACAAGGCCAAACCATCCGCAGCACATTGTGGACTACGCAGTGGAACGGAAGTACCTATTGTCTGGCCAGGGCTCTGAAGGATCACCTTGGTGCCAGTACACGTTGCCGTTCCCCTACACTTACGTGCAGTCGCACTACTGGGATGTGGGCTTCCTGCGATACTACAAGTGGAAACAGCTGCCCAACTTCTTGCTGGCCCTGCCCATGCTGAGTTTCATGCACTGGCACTGCTACGACTACATGCAGCATTTGGCCAAAGCGGTCTGGGCCAAATTGACGCCCTCTGGCTTCAAGGAGCTGATAAGGGACCACACCACATTCCCTTTCGTGCTGCACGCTGCGATTCTCACCCTTGTCTGCACCGTCTACGTGCACATCCAAGTGTCCACACGCCTCCTGGCCTCGGCCACACCTGTTTTCTACTGGTTTGCCGCTGACCACATGCCCAAGACACTGGCCCAACTAAAACTGCGTTCGAAGGCAGGAGCTCTCTTTGTATGGTGCACCACTTATAGTTTGGTGGGCACGGTGCTATTCAGTAATAATTACCCGTGGACGTGAGCAAAATGATTGAAGTAAAAGGAGCAATATAACTCGCTGGTTGCCAAAGAGACTGTTCATCCGCATGGATTTCTTTTTTAGTGTGTAAATAATCGTCCAAGTTCTCAAAATTCAATTGTTGAGGCGCTCAAAAGTATTGGTTTCCCATTTCTATTTCCATATATCATAtacaaaaaagtaaaaaataaaattgttgaccattttagaaaataattgtAATGATTGTTTTGTATTACTGTTACATAAGTTTACATTTTCCTAaccattacaaaattatgTGTTTAAAATTTGCGCTTCGTTTTTGAAACTTGGTATATAAGATATAATTATGTATTTCTAGTATTTTCCAAACGTAAGCGGTCACACTCAGAATCAGCTGACTTGGGTGGTTgaccaaaacaacaaagaaTTTTCTTgagaaaattgtttattatttcatatCCGCGAATTAAAAAGTATTCGCCATGGATGGGCATCTGCGCCTGCATAAGGTAGGCGACTACGCCGCACCGAGTCTTCAGGAGAAGGCCAGCAAGGCGGGCGGCAACATGGAACAGCTTTCGGGCGTGATGATAATCATCATAATCAGCGGAGGAGTACTTACTTGCCTGATGCTGTTCATCTTTGCCAAGCGGCAGATTATGCGCTTCCAGCTGCGAGGACGTCGGGGGCCCCACGTTCCGGTAGGCAATGATGCCAAGAAGGCACTAAGGAGAGAGATTGAGCGGCGCCTAGATTGCATCCAGAAAATCACGCAGGAGCCGAAACTGCTGTGGGACGATGGCGACAAGTACATCGTTCAGCCGGAGCAGGAGGCACCATTGCCACCCTACTACTACCGCATGAAGGCGGTTGATGACGTGAAACTGCTAGAATCCGAAATAGCGAGGGCGGACGGTAGCTCCCGACATGCTCCTGAGAGCTTGAGGGCCTTTCTGCTGACCACTTTATCGGTGACGCTTAACGGAGCAGGGCAGCGAATGATTCACCAATATTGCGATATGTACGAACATGCTCGGCACGATCCGAATGAGTTCGGAAAGGATGAGTACGAGGCGTATCACCATTTGCTGCTGAAGCTGATGGAGGCGTATGTGAACTAGAGTGGGCTATTTGTTAATCTTTTCAATGACAATGAACTTTGCTTTTACcttacagatccaaacagctAAAGAACTACAATTCTCGTAAGGCATCGCCTGCACGAACGCCCAGAAAACAGACCAAAATGCATTCCCTACTAGATCCTGCGCGCCTGCGTCCGCCCACGACATTGGAAAATGTGCAGCCCAGCAGTGAACTTAAGACTGGACAGCACGCCAAGGTTAATCTGACTCTGGGTCTGCAgggaggcggtggtggcggtggcgatGGTCCCGCCGAGCTAGCCACAAATCCTCTTCATCTTCAAGCACCCTCCGACAGAGATCTCATCATACGCAATAGAATTAAGACACCCACACTGGATGACATCATCGTAGAGGCGGACCACCATCAGAGCAGTGATGGAGGTGTCATGGAGGACAATGAGATTAAGAGTATATCATCAATGCAGTTTCAGCGGAACTCCAGCAATGTCTAAGACAATTTCCAAAGAATTCAGTCACTTTTTCTTATTGGCTTTTATGTCTGCCAGGAAAATATGggtatacatttttttgttctttatttatttgttggaAAAAGGGCGAATAAAAGCCGATTGCATCCTATGCTATCTATAGTTTAGCCCATAAGAATTGCAAAATATGAAATCTGCGCCTAAAACTATGGTAAAATGGATTACATtacattaatttttaagtaaataaagatttctaaatataaatctaatttaaataaatctagacttggttaaaaaaatttttaattcttttctAAGAGTTTCCTATTTCTTGTTCTTGCAAGGATCTTCCTATTTCTTGCAGGGATCATCCTTTTTTCTTACATGGATCTTCCATCTAGCAAGCACCCTTTTCCTTCGCATCGCATTGGTCGACCAACTGGGCATAGAGAACTAGGTCAAGGAGACGGCAGGAATATCCGGTCTCGTTATCGTACCAACTGATCAACTTGACGAAGTTATCGTTTAGGGCAATACAGGCCTTGGCATCAAAGACGGATGCAAATCGTGAGCCGTTAAAATCGGTGGacaccacctcctcctccacaTACCCCAGGATTCCCTTCATTTCGCATTTGGATGCAGCCTTTATGCACTTCTTGATATCGTCCATTTTGGCGGGCTTAGAAAGCCTACAGGTGAGGTCCACCACCGAGACATTGGGAACTGGTACACGGAAAGCCATACCCGTTAGCTTCCCGTTTAGATCCGGAATCACCTTGCCGACGGCTTTAGCGGCTCCCGTGGATGCGGGTATGATGTTGGTCATGCCACTGCGTCCATCCCGCCAGAGTTTGCTGCTGGGTCCGTCGATGATCTTTTGGGTAGCTGTAGCCGCATGAACGGTGGTCATAAGGCCCTCACATATTTCAAAGTTATCGTGCACCACCTTGGCCAGCGGCGCCAGGCAATTGGTTGTGCATGAGGCATTCGAGATGATTGCTGTGCCCGGCTTGTATGCCTCAAGATTCACTCCGCACACAAACATCGGAGCATCGGCAGATGGTGCCGATATGACCACCTTTTTGGCCCCACTATCCAAGTGACCTTGACAGGCTTTCAGGGTGGTAAACCTACCGGAGCACTCCACCACCGTATGCACGCCCAGGTCGCACCATTTAATCTTCTTGACGTCCGACTCCTTAAGCAGCTGGATCTTCTTGCCATTAACAACAAGATTGTTCCCGTCGACAGAGATCTTCTGATTGAACTGTCCATGAGTGGAGTCGTATCGCAGCATGTAGGCCAGATACTTGGGATCCAGTGAGGGATCGTTGATTGCCACGATCTTGACATCTTTGCGAACTAGAGCCTGGCGGGCAAACATGCGACCGATTCGGCCAAAGCCATTGATGCCAATACCGGACATAATGGAATTCGACTTGCAGTGttgaaaattttgttggttttttataCGTATTATATAATAGTTCGACTATGTGGAAGGCTAAGATAGATATGAAAATGATTTCTGGCTACCGGCTACCCTAGATCTTTCCAGTTTATGAATCCCAGATGGATAgcctacatacatacataattacACAGCCGGGTATAAATCAATCGAAATCGACCACCTGCCAAAGCTTCTCACGAAACAAAATTACAATAACCTTCGGGAACGCCCAATCCCAATTGTCTGGAGTCCCAAGGAAGTGGGTGTGGCTGCCAAATTGCTGCCCACACACATTCACGTCCATAGAAAATCCAGCTTCAAGGGTCATTACTCACCTTTGTGTGGAATGCCTCGCTCCTTCGGGACCCCACCCTTTGGTACACTGTAAGAAAGTAATTTGAAATGAACATGATAAAAGCATAAGAAATCGAtcctacatatgtatgttggTTTTTATGATGCATGTACAATGTTCAATACGTCGAAAAGTCCAACTTTAATTTTAACTGGCttgttttacttcctgtggtcgataaaaagaaaaggaaagtCCCTTTGAAAGTACCAATGTAACTAACTTTTCGGGCATACCAGATGACGGCCATCAGCCGTAGAAATTTCCATGCCCATCTGCCCCTTGGCCCATGACTTGGCTGGAAATATATTGAATTGAAGTTTTATTCGTTCGGCTTTTAGCAGAGACCCCACTCTGCTGTCGGCATTTCCGGGGGGTGTGGAGTGTGGGAAATCGGTCCTCAACTAGCTATGACAACTTAACtttgttgaatatttatgATGCTGAAGCAACAGCAGGACGGCTGGCATGTTgctggcaacatgttgctggcAACATTGGGACGCCCCCGCAGAAAAAAGTCAACTGAGCGCAAGGACCCTCTTGTATCTCTTGTTCTCTCTCTCGATTTGGCACGGAAAACTGGGCTCTCCGGGTCCTGTGTGGTGGGTTTTCCATTTTGGGGCCGCCGCTGATTACGAAATTGTTGCAGTAATCGCAGGACCCGCAGTTGCAAGCCCCGGATAGCGCCAGCCCCGATTCAATGTATCATTTATGTTTGAACTGGAGATTGGAAGGTGTCGTAAATGTTAAATGCCCCACATCAAATCCCATCAAATTGAAGTTTATTTTATGTACTCCGGTCGAGCAGTGGGGGATTCTAAGTTGGGGGCCCGGAGCCCTTGCAACTTTGTTGTGAGCCAGCTTGTTTGCTTTGGAGTCTCCGCTTTCATTCCAGTTTGCTTGTCCGGCGAGTGCTACTTGAAATTTATGcgaaaaactttcaaatttGAAACTTGCCCGCTGAGAAATGGGCCACATAAGCAAAGGATGCAAATCCCATTTTAAGAGCGGCTTAAGCAGAGTTCAACCAAGAGTTGAAAAATTGAATATatggaataaatttaaacacGAATCCATAATGGTAGAGTTAGGTGTAATTAAAACACCAAAGAAGATAAACCATAAATTATATTGAGGGGTGACATGTTATTGCTGCTAACGGATACCTAAACTTCGTAATGGGTACGAGTATCCTTTGGCCATATTAAAGACTTCAACTTTAAGTACTATCTACTATTTCGTGTTTGCTACAACATTCTTAATCTTAATCACAGTTTTTCAAGGCCCAACATTAAGAGAAATGATACTCTTTTTATATTAACTACTTTCAATcacggtaaaaaaaaataatggtGTACTTtatcttttaaaattatttggcAAACAACACTGCTCCTGTGGTtgataaatataattttattgaattatagCCGCTGGACTAGGGAATTAAATCTTtaccttaataaataataacactCCGGTTATCATTTCTCTTCGTGTGCTGGCGCACATAAAAGATCAATGGTAAATGCTCCTCCAGGGGCTCTTTAACTTGTTGGCCGGAACAGGAGCTCCACCAAAGTTGGTCTACAAGCGGGATAAATGTAGTTAATACCGTGGCTGGCATTAAAGCAGAACAGTGGGCTTAAGCTGACTGAAGAGGAAAACAAATCGATTGCGAAATGTTGCGGAAGTGCcaattgttttattatatGTTTTTCAGCTGCGAAGGACAAAGTGCCACCATAATTTCCACAGCTGTCAGTGCGTTGCGAACCAGCTTAGCATTGGGCAAGGAGATTCCCCCAGCTCCTTAGCTCCTTAGTTTCTTAGCTCCTTAGCTCCTGCTCGCTTCCTAATCGCATTGAGCTTATACATTTTCCATCATTGCCCCTGCTGTGCGGCAAGTAGTGTTCTATTTTCCGGTTGTGAATAAgtgcaaaaatgttgtttgCCTGCTTAGCGATTATCCGGGGGATCAATATTCAGCAGCTAGCTGCAGGACCCCCTTTGGCAATAGTTTTCAGAATGCAAGTGGTACATCATCTCCAAATTGAATTGTCAGGCACAAGTGCGCTGCTCTGCTGCAAATTTTCGGGGTAACAAAGAGCCGTTTGGTGAACAAAAGGATAAGAAACTGGGGCCAGATCCAGCCAGACTGTTCCATACACTCGCATTCAAACTGACAGCTAATTGTGCGCTCAAGTGCCtaaaggggcgtggctgggaTTCGAATTCCGGACTCCCCACAAGTTGTCCTCGCCAGAACTTGGTATTAAATCAAAGGGCCAATGCGGCAGATGGAAATCGTTTACTTGCCTCCCCATTCTCCTTTCGCCTTGAAAAACTTTGCATTTTTGGCAGGTCATGAAATTCGCAACCTACGCGAAACGAatttgggcaaaaaaaaagcggtCATATCTCGCCAAAcaaatcaattgcaacagaAATACAGAATGAGAAGATTCTGTGACATGAAAGTCAACCCATTCAATGGCTTAGatataattcaatttgcatttttgcggATGCGGGATGACATTTTTCCgctcgtgtgtgtgttggtgcaGCATTGAAAGTTCTCGTTGAACTTTCAGGGTAACTTAGTAAATAagttttcaataaatatactGTTGCCATTTGTGGGAAAATAGAGATTGGAAATGTGATTACTGCAAAACAACGCTCCACTGAAAACATTTTGTGGAATAGGTagtcttttatttttcatgtCTTATAGTAATCTAAGCTGGTTaagttataataataataataacttaaATTTTGTTCCTTTCTATCATTatacattattatttcattgTTAGAAATTAGAAActcatacctatatatactCAGTTCAAAAATCCCACCCATCTTTTAGCAACTTCAGCCAATGTTTAACCCCTTTGCttgtgtttctgtttctgcacCAACTTTGGTGTAAACTCTCAACTTTCAGCTCAACGTGGCTGTTGGCTTCTGACTAATTGACCCAACTGACCATGTGAGGAATGGCcctaaattgaaattcaatggAATAACAATTAATTGGGTATACGGATTCAGGTGCAGTAATTACGTTGATATATGCCTCTTAGCCCACGCCGGTCACAACATAAATAAAGcagcattacgtatacgcaagGGATGCCAGCCGGCCATGTGAGTGCGAGGTTGTGTGGCTATAGCCAGGACACATATCCTGGCTGGAACTGAGAAAGCGAGTCAAATGCCATGAAATTTCATTACCTTCGAGAGCAGCGGCAAATAGCATAAAAGTTAAGCTGCTAGCTAAACCAATTACCCTAGACCCGCGATGTTTCAGCTACCAAGGGAGCAACCTACcgaaagcagcaacaaccactgAACTAACTACAACAATAATGTCAACAGTGAaaccagcaacaaaaacaaatgtgttgtAGTGAAGCCCAGTCGGAAAAGACCGGGGGAAAATTCTGGGAAGAGGCGGCGAAAAGCAGCAACTGTTGCCCACTGAAACATCGAGGAAATCAAAAGCTTTGGCCACAGAGCTGCCGAAATTCCGATTtcgaaaacaaaagttttaGCGGGAAAATTTGGACAacaaattttactttttagaatgagtaataaattttaaaaatgtattattcaTTTTGGTTTAGTTAGATAAATCATTTTCAGTaccataaataattttgtttgctgATCATCAAGATATAAGATGTTCTGACAAATTTTTCAGATAATTTCATTGTGTGAATCTGTCTGAAAAAAGGATAAAATGCCACAACTTTTCGGCGGGGACATTAAagagatttatttatttctggcAACATGGTGTTCTGAGCGAGTATCTGAAGCGaataaacgaaacgaaacggaacAGGAGCAATTCCTTCACTTGTCAGCTAGGAAGCTCACCCccaaaaaaggagaaaaaataACCCCCTACCAAGAAAGGAAGCCAGCTCACTTTCTCACTGCGACTGTCAAAAactcatttattatttaaataatatgcaaaggaGACGGGGCCGAAGGAAACACGAATAAAATTCAGCCTGTtgttcatttttatttggagGGGCCAGTGCAGAaggaaaagcaacaaaaacttttgtgTCAAAGTTCGagcgtctttttttttatgatgatgaagatgatgatgatgaggccCGACAAGTTAAATTTCCCTCGGCCCAAGGATGTTCGGTGTCAGTCCGCAGACATCCGCTGTCAGTTGGTGTGGCgagaaaagatacaaaatttGGCAAAGCAAGTTTTCGCAATTCGAACAAGACAATACAAATCAAATAGTTGATTGCACATGCA
The sequence above is drawn from the Drosophila melanogaster chromosome 2R genome and encodes:
- the PIG-V gene encoding phosphatidylinositol glycan anchor biosynthesis class V, isoform A, with protein sequence MTEKVTKLALASRLIVLLVQLVANGALPEHKPDVFRMPVSSDQNASWIDKVIKRCLGGLRHWDGEYFLHIAENLYSYENTLAFYPLYPVVVRHVGQAVEAIGISLSQESILLVVAVALNFWLFCESANLLFQLTQVLFNDLNKSWNAALIYCFNPATIFFTAAYSETFFAYSSLHLMLECSKPTGSFRYLRLGTALAACLLCRSNGLITLGYPLYFFGRQLLLKNKEPNTCMQLTQMTLTILGAIGILHTYYFYIYRLYCLPNTRPNHPQHIVDYAVERKYLLSGQGSEGSPWCQYTLPFPYTYVQSHYWDVGFLRYYKWKQLPNFLLALPMLSFMHWHCYDYMQHLAKAVWAKLTPSGFKELIRDHTTFPFVLHAAILTLVCTVYVHIQVSTRLLASATPVFYWFAADHMPKTLAQLKLRSKAGALFVWCTTYSLVGTVLFSNNYPWT
- the CG6665 gene encoding uncharacterized protein, which encodes MDGHLRLHKVGDYAAPSLQEKASKAGGNMEQLSGVMIIIIISGGVLTCLMLFIFAKRQIMRFQLRGRRGPHVPVGNDAKKALRREIERRLDCIQKITQEPKLLWDDGDKYIVQPEQEAPLPPYYYRMKAVDDVKLLESEIARADGSSRHAPESLRAFLLTTLSVTLNGAGQRMIHQYCDMYEHARHDPNEFGKDEYEAYHHLLLKLMEASKQLKNYNSRKASPARTPRKQTKMHSLLDPARLRPPTTLENVQPSSELKTGQHAKVNLTLGLQGGGGGGGDGPAELATNPLHLQAPSDRDLIIRNRIKTPTLDDIIVEADHHQSSDGGVMEDNEIKSISSMQFQRNSSNV
- the CG9010 gene encoding uncharacterized protein, whose product is MSGIGINGFGRIGRMFARQALVRKDVKIVAINDPSLDPKYLAYMLRYDSTHGQFNQKISVDGNNLVVNGKKIQLLKESDVKKIKWCDLGVHTVVECSGRFTTLKACQGHLDSGAKKVVISAPSADAPMFVCGVNLEAYKPGTAIISNASCTTNCLAPLAKVVHDNFEICEGLMTTVHAATATQKIIDGPSSKLWRDGRSGMTNIIPASTGAAKAVGKVIPDLNGKLTGMAFRVPVPNVSVVDLTCRLSKPAKMDDIKKCIKAASKCEMKGILGYVEEEVVSTDFNGSRFASVFDAKACIALNDNFVKLISWYDNETGYSCRLLDLVLYAQLVDQCDAKEKGAC